A window of Ictalurus furcatus strain D&B chromosome 4, Billie_1.0, whole genome shotgun sequence genomic DNA:
ATCTTTGATCTGTTAGATTGTCCTCACCTGCTCTGCTGCATAAGTTTGTTTTCCTGTGGTGCAGGAACTGTGTGCCCAGCAGGACAGTGACATTAAAGGCGGTGCTACAGCAATTCAGTCGAGCAGACAGCACAGACCAGATGAACCGAGTGCTGATAACTCCATCTCGCCCATGCAGTTTCCCGCCTTTGAGTGGACCAAACCAAATCAAGCTTCTCAGAGGATCACCAAACGCCACCGGAAACTCCTGAAGACCAGCGCCGTGATCCGGCCTCTCTCtaattcttcttccttcttctcctcttcatcGTCATCAGCATCATTGTCACACTCTACATCCGAGAGCTGGAGCCGACTCTCCCGTATCCAAGAGGCTCGCCGTCGCCTAATCAAGGAAGTGTGCGCCAAATACCGGAGCAACATCTCACGAACGATAACGCCACACCATGTGTCTCGCATCTATGTAGAGGACAGGCACAAACTACTCTACTGCGAGGTACCCAAAGCAGGCTGCTCCAACTGGAAGCGAGTGTTGATGGTGCTTGCTGGTGTTGCGTCCTCAACACGAGAGATAAACCACGATGCCGTCCACTACAGCAACCATTTAAAGAGGTTGGACAGCTTCGATCGGCGCGCCATGGCCGAGCGCCTCCGCTCCTACACCAAGGTGCTGTTTGTCCGAGAGCCGATGGAGCGTCTCGTCTCAGCCTTCAGGGACAAGTTTGAAAGCCCCAACTCGTACTACCACCCCGTGTTTGGAAAGCCCATCATCTCCAAATACAGGGTGAACGCATCCAAATCGGCACTAAGGACAGGAAGTGGCGTCACCTTCCAGGAGTTCATCCGCTACCTGCTGGATGTCCACCGTCCCGTAGGCATGGACATACACTGGGAGCCTGTGAGCCAGCTCTGCAGCCCATGCTTGCTTGACTACGATTTTATCGGCAAGTTTGAGACTTTGGAGGAGGAAGCGAACTTCCTGTTGCGCAGGACGGGAGCACCGAAAAACCTCACGTTCCCCACGTTCAAGGACAGGAACCCTGAAGCTGCCAGGACTTCCACACACATCACGCGGCACTACTTCACACAGCTCAGTGCGTCAGACAGGCAGAGGGCCTATGACTTCTACTACATGGACTATCTGATGTTCAACTACTCCAAACCCTTTGAAGACCTGTATTGACAAATCGGCGATACGTTTGGTTTTCGTTGTCTTGGCTATAGCTGTAAAACTGTCACAAACCCGAGGGTGTATAAAAGCTACGCACATTTATATATGATTAACTCATGCTAACTGTTAAAACTGCTGCTTCATAGCATTAACTCTTCGAATAACACCGACGGGACTGAAACAGATCGGTCCGATCACATATTAGACATGAACTTCTATCTTCACTTCAAATCCAAAACATTAAGGAGGTCCAGAAACAGACTGCTTCTCACTTTATAGATTGATTCGCcgtcatcccatttcattcgCTAAACGTAACATCCCTCTCTTTGGAGTGCACACTTTCACAGCTTAATATTTTAAAGTATAAAAGTATCTCTAATATTCAGTTTTGTAAAAAGGGCATTCAGAGGATGATATatttttctatgtatttgtataagTATGGCTTTATGTttagcgctgtgtgtgtgtgtgtgtgtgtgtgagagagagataattgGCCACGCTAAGTAATAAGAATTGTAACGTTGTACCGTTGGATCATGTAAcacaggggtgtcaaactcacgAACCCATTTTAGGCAACAGGTCACACTACACTGCAGTCCAGTGTCAAGTGGGTCGGACCGAACGACTCTTCAGTGACCAACATCAACAACGCCGCCGAAACGTGTTCAGATTGGTTTCACCATATACACGCAGCGGCTTGCTTAATCGTATGcgaagtgtgtgtgaagcaggTGGCGCCGTATATGATAGTTTGCTAATTTATTAacggaaaaaaagaacaaagaaaaatgttgtgcataagtattcacccctcttGATGTGAATCCCCTAAACTAGCTCATTTGGAAAGAGACATGGATCAGCTCGCCAATGAAGAATGAAATCTTTAGCACATTTTTTCAGTAGCTGGGTTTACTGCCCTGAGTATAGCTCTGCcgcaccccccctccccccgtaCACCTTccacccaaccccccccccccaccccccagatTAGGACCCGGCACATGGTCTGAATGTTTGACACCCCTGACGTAATAAACCCTGAAATCGGGACATATTTAGATTCAGAAAATCCCAGATGGTCCCGTAGGGTTTAAATTCCGCATAGTACCTTCTCGAGGTCTCTCTTGAATTTGGTGTTTGTCCTCCACATATTCTGTAGAACGCTTGAATTGGTAATCCaagacccaaaaaaaaacaaaaaaaaaaaaaccaaccaaaaaaacaacgatGTGGTGTTAACTAAAGTGATGTAACGACGTAATAATAACGTTATAAACCATGTAATGACCCTGTAATAACCctgcaggggtttttttttttgtttgtttgtttgttttgtttaagacCTCAGCAGTAACTGTCCCTGTTTTGTTTCGTGGTGCCAGCTGATGTAACTCACAGCTATCATAACAGCTGTTTATAACAagattacaatattttcttattgatgttatttaaaaaaaaaaaaagaattagagATAAACGTAAAGAGATACAGAGCTTTATGGTATATGGACGTATATTAAAATGGTtctaaagaataaaaataagtattaTAACAGATACATAGGTGTATAAGAAGCACATATTGTGATGCACAGGTGCGTTTTTTTAGGAGTAACGTGTTGAAACCCGAACGTACCGCTGAAGTGTGTGAACTCCAGCAGAACGACGGATCGCTTCCTTCATCCCCTGCCTCCACCGATCATGTGTATGAAGACGACCGTACagtgaatgtaaatgtgttttccAGTGCACACATGTACAGATCTGTCATCTGATGCCCTTTGCCTTATGTTTACACTGCCAATGAAGCGGCGTGAATCAGGAAGACATTCTTCAGGTGgtgaagctctctctctctctctctctctctctctctctctccgtgttgAGTgtctatgaataaatatttatgcatttatctTTTACACTTGTggccctttttttaaaaaaaaaagaaagaaagaaagaaagaaaatcttaTTCACTCTCCTAGCAATGTAACGATTTGAATACCGTTTTGAGCATTCTCCTTCGTCGAGGTCGTCACGTCTGCTGTATTATAagactctatttttttttttcccctgtggtTCTATTTGATTTGATGTGATTTTATTAGTTGGTTAGTATTAGGAGGCGAATGGGATGACTTTTATGAGatgattagttttttttatatatatatacgtacacaCTTGAGTAGTTTAAGTAGCCCACTGATAAGTTTCTTTCTGAGTGCAAGTTGTCAAAAAACCTGGAAATGGGCCTCATTTGGTGGGGGAAACTCAGAATATGTCTGGTTTAGTGGAGTTAATACAGaaactgcacacattcataTTCAGAGCACAGAAGTAAGTACAGATTTAAGCGCTGTCAGTAATGCTGAACACCGGGGCATTTAGCTTTCTGAAATGTGAGGATGCTGCAGAATGGGGACGCTCCTCTGGGACATTCCTGCTGGAGGATGGagacagtgttaaaaaaaaacaaacaaattctcactgctgcagtttgctaaagttTTTATGACCGAATCGCAACACTTACAGAATCCTGAACAGCTCATCTGTATTCTGCAGTGTGGCGTGACGCACAGATGCAACCCCGAGAAACGGAGACTTTTAACACATAATACCGCTGCCAATGCTGACTGACTCACAGGTTCGGTTTCCTGAGCGTTTGATGCCATGACTCAGGAAATTCAAATCTACTAAGAGAGTTTTAGCCTGTGTTTCAATCCTGTCTCCTCGTCGTCTCGTTATTGGATTGTTTCCCCTCGTTCGTCTGTATATTTATTCCCTCTGTGTTTCCATGTTGAGCTGAGAAGTCTAACCGTTAAGTCATTAAGTCTGAGCTGTGTTCTTGTTTCCATGTAATCGTGCTCAATTGGTTTTGTACTTCTGCCAATTCTTGTCAATTTAATATCATTGATTTGCCCTTTTTACCACTTTCCATGTGTAATCTGGGACATATAAATAATGATAAGAATCAAAGAATCTTAGATACATAAGACACATAAATGGGCAAACTACTGTAACCCCATTCCTTTTGGTCAATCTCAAATAAATGACAGCAGCCGGTCACAGGTTGAGTTCACCTGCTTTTATTTAGCCGGCAGAGGTTCTGTGGGATCCGTGAGATCGATCATGGGGGAACAGACACTCGGTTAAATATTCCCTCCACTCCGAGGCACACTTTACATAAAGTGTAAACATGATGTATCGTCGTAGGACACGTAGTCACACGGGACTAGCAAGGCTAGCCTACACGTATAACACGTTAAACTAGAATTAAAACGCGTATCATTTgggatataaaatgtaaaaaaaatgacacaaaacattATCAATCATTTCTCCTGAAAACGAGTGTGTGACTATGATAgcgtgaaaataaaaaatatacagtttttAGCACTTATAGAGCGGAGCAAATTTTAACCCAAGTGACGGTAGGCGCGAGAAAACTACCTGAGGCGTCTCACTATAAGATCTaaaatctttttatatatatatatatatatataaaacagtatCAAAACTAACATTTGAACAATTATATTTGTGAGTAACATTCTCGGtagaaatttaaataattttttttcttttggcctCAAATATTTACTCTGCTACACTACTCAAGAACTAATACAGAACAGGTGCTGACAATCAGGTAACACGCAAATGATGGAAcagggggcggagacaggaccaaAACCGGCACACAATCAAATGCGCGCACACGACACTTGCCGAGTTCAGTTACATGAGTTCACACAGGCATCGTCACctttaataagaataaaaatgtcaGCTCATAATTATTCCGGAGTGTCAGACGATCCCCCAAGGAGTGCAATAAACGCTGCTGGGAATAATGCATGAGTTGTATGGCTGATGTCTTGTCTGATTTTGGAGACAAGTCTGCATTGAACCTCATCGCTATTCTCCAGAGATGGTAACTTTATCAGGCGCCGACGCTTTCAAAGGCAACCTCCTGTAATCgtataaaaaattctttatttgtttataaagcTTGATAACCAGGAATGCTGAGGGAAAAATAAAGCATGGGCCTTTTccacagagagaaagggtgagCCTTGGAGCCTCCGGTTACCTGACTGAAGTAAtgaaacaggaataaaacagagACGTGAGCTGGATTTAGAATAAATACACACGCCCGTGTCAGAGAATAGCACGAGAAACATGTTGAGCTTTTTCGACTGAGATAAAGCAGCTTTGTGTTGTCTTTACAGTAACACAAAATTCCCCAAGAATACTCCCTACGAGCTTAAAGAAGCAAATCTGTTCCCCAGACAGAACTAAAATGAGTTTTGTCTGTCTGAGCTCTTTCGGCTGATGAAAAAGCATATTTGTACCCATTAAAGCTAATGAAATGACGCTGGCAGAACTGGGAGATTGAGAGTTTTGTTGTTCACTTTCTGCATTGTCAGGAGTTCTGCAGCACGTACAGCTCTTATTTTCCTCGCACgacattttgtttgtgtgtgtagagtgggttttcttttttttggtaacagATGGCAATGTGcctggaaaacaaaaaagggaTCTGGTTTCACTGTTTCCTGTCTCACTATCAATGATATACTCATTCATTTTCACTAagtactttatcctggttatgGTGGATCCAGATTCGATCACGATGATCAGAACACTCaacgtgaggcaggaatacaccctggatgggacacagTGGGACACATTTTGGTATGTTGCAGGCTTGTGCTAAAAtgctttaaatcatttttttttggatttgtgGATTTTCTGTCATTCTTCTCTGCAGATCCTCTCAAGCTCtgtcaggttggatggggactGTCGGTGGACAGCCATCTTCAGGTCTCTGTAGAGATGTTCGCTTGGGTTGAAGTCCAGGCTCTGGCTGGGctactcaaggacattcacagttCTTGAGTTGTCCCTAAGCCACTTTTGCATTGGTGCTTAGgttcattgtcctgttggaaggtgaacCTTCAGCCCAGTCTGAAGTCCTGAGCACTCTGGAACATAACATCATAAAGGATATCTCTGTATATTGCTGCATTCAGATTTCCTTCTACCCTGACTCGTTCCCCCGGcccctgccactgaaaaacacccTCACagcatgacactaccaccaccatgcttcacatttGGGATGGTATTGAGCAGgacctggtttcctccagacatggaACGCTTGGAATTGAGAACAAACAGTTCAATCTTCatttcatgagagcagagaatctTGTTTCTCACAGTCTGAGAGC
This region includes:
- the chst8 gene encoding carbohydrate sulfotransferase 8, which gives rise to MLWVDCKVLEAVRGRRGSRRGSRPKLSCSFWFVLLFGAGGLVLFIHLQDLSDMVQQQGPGVEFSGMTRQTREELCAQQDSDIKGGATAIQSSRQHRPDEPSADNSISPMQFPAFEWTKPNQASQRITKRHRKLLKTSAVIRPLSNSSSFFSSSSSSASLSHSTSESWSRLSRIQEARRRLIKEVCAKYRSNISRTITPHHVSRIYVEDRHKLLYCEVPKAGCSNWKRVLMVLAGVASSTREINHDAVHYSNHLKRLDSFDRRAMAERLRSYTKVLFVREPMERLVSAFRDKFESPNSYYHPVFGKPIISKYRVNASKSALRTGSGVTFQEFIRYLLDVHRPVGMDIHWEPVSQLCSPCLLDYDFIGKFETLEEEANFLLRRTGAPKNLTFPTFKDRNPEAARTSTHITRHYFTQLSASDRQRAYDFYYMDYLMFNYSKPFEDLY